One region of Verrucomicrobiia bacterium genomic DNA includes:
- a CDS encoding F0F1 ATP synthase subunit epsilon: MATLKLEIVTPDAKVYSDDVEMVTLPGVEGEMGIYPNHVPLMTQISPGEIVARKGGQDFFLAIGEGFAEITGERVAILADMAIRAENIDETKAEEARRRAESRLAEKIDDEESALVQAALAQSLAQLKVKRRQGGR; encoded by the coding sequence ATGGCAACTCTGAAGCTTGAAATCGTCACGCCCGACGCGAAGGTCTACTCCGACGACGTCGAGATGGTCACGCTGCCGGGTGTGGAAGGTGAGATGGGAATTTATCCCAATCACGTTCCCCTGATGACGCAAATCTCTCCCGGCGAAATCGTTGCACGCAAGGGCGGGCAGGATTTCTTCCTCGCCATTGGAGAAGGCTTCGCCGAGATCACGGGCGAGCGGGTGGCTATTCTCGCTGACATGGCAATCCGCGCGGAGAACATTGACGAAACCAAAGCTGAGGAAGCGCGCCGGCGCGCGGAGTCACGCCTCGCGGAGAAGATCGATGACGAGGAATCAGCTCTCGTCCAGGCTGCGCTGGCGCAATCCTTGGCGCAGCTCAAGGTGAAACGCCGCCAGGGCGGACGCTGA